The genomic segment AGAAAGATGCTCCTCACAATGCATATCTGATGAGAGAATACCGTCTGTACACCACAACCGACATGGTGAACTGGACAGACTGTGGAGCACCACTAAGGACAAGTGATTTCAAATGGTCGGCCGGAGATGCCAGTGCCGCACAATGCATAGAACGGAACGGCAAATTCTACTGGTATATATCCTCACAAAATAAATTCAGTCCGGGTTCATCAATTGGTGTAGCTGTTGCCGAAAGTCCCTACGGTCCTTTTAAAGACGCATTAGGAAAAGCTTTGGTAACCAACAATATGACTACCGCCGCCAAACACTCTTGGGATGATCTTGATCCGACGGTCTTTATCGACAGTAACAAACAGGCATACTTATATTGGGGTAACGGAGTTTGCTATCAAGCCAAGCTGAATAAAGACATGATATCCCTGAACGGCCCGATAACAGCACTCGACATCAAAGATAAAACAGCCTTTTTCGGAAAGTTCACAGAAGCTCCCTGGGTATATAAGCGAAACAACCTATATTATATGATTTATGCCGCCGAATTTCCGGAGTCTATACATTATTCTACGGGACAAACAGCAGAAGGCCCTTGGAAAGCCGAAGGAGTGGTAATGCCATTAGAGAAAGGAAGTAATACCAACCATCCCGGCATAATAGACTATAAAGGCAATTCTTACTTCTTTTACCATAATGACGCGCTCCCCGAAGGACACAGCTATTGCAGATCGGTATGCGTGGAGCAATTTACATACAATCCGGACGGAACCATACCACAACTGCACATGACCGATGAAGGCATTAAAAAAGGAGTAGGCACACTCAATCCTTACAAACGGACAGAGGCCGAAACCATAGCATGGGCACAAGGAGTCGTTTCAGCTACCGATAAAGAAACAGGTGTGTATATAACCTCTATCCACAACACCGACTACATCAAAGTGCGTGATGTAGACTTCGGCTCCAAAGGCGCCTCCCAATTTACAGCTTCTGCATCCAGCAGGTACCATGGTGGAGAGATAGAACTAAGAATCGATTCACTTGAAGGAGATGTAATCGGAAGCTTAAAAATCCCCTATACCGGAGAATGGAATAATTGGGAGCAACATTCTACCAACGTGAAAACAACTAAAGGAGTCCACGATTTATATCTTATTTTTAAAGGCAGAACTCCTCACGAACTTTTCAACTTCGATTATTGGATGTTTAAATAAATCAAACAAAAAACAGCAACTTATGAGTAAGAACCTTTTTCTAAGTATTTGCCTAGGGATATGCTCTCTTCCGGCAATGGCACAAAATCCTATTGTGCAGACCATGTACACTGCCGACCCGGCACCGCTGGTACACAACGACGTACTTTATCTCTATACCAGTCACGATGAAGATGCATCCACCTGGTTTGTTATGAACGACTGGAAACTATACACCACTACCGACATGGTGAACTGGACCGATCATGGCGCTGTACTCTCCTACAAGACGTTCAGTTGGGCAAAAGGAGACGCTTGGGCCATGCAATGTGTGGAAAGAGATGGGAAATTCTATGCGTACGTACCCGTAACATCACGCGCAACCAATAGCGCTGCAATTGGCGTAGCAGTATCCGACAGTCCTTACGGACCTTTTATCGACCCATTGGGAAAGCCGTTAGTGCAAAGTAAGAAAGGAGATATTGACCCTACCGTATTCATTGATGATGATGGACAGGCATATCTTTACTGGGGAAATCCATTCTGCTATTACGTAAAGTTGAATGAAGATATGATCTCTTATGAAGGAGATATCGTACGCGTTCCAATGACGGAAGAAGCATTTGGCAAACGGGAAGGCAACATAAAAGAACGACCGACATTATATGAAGAGGGACCTTGGCTGTATAAACGCAATGACCTTTATTATTTACTGTGGGCAGGCGGCCCTATTTCCGAGCATCTTGGCTATTCAACCAGCAAAAGCCCTCTCGGTCCCTGGAAATACGGTGGAGTGCTTATGCCTACGGAAGGGAGAAGTTTCACCAACCACCCCGGAATTGTGGACTATAAAGGAAATACATATTTATTCTATCACAGCGGAGCGCTTCCCGGAGGTTCCGGTTTCACACGCTCAGTATGTGTAGAGCAGGTAGAATTCAACAAAAACGGTTCCATCAAACCTCTGAAAATGACAGAAGGCATCCAGCAAGGGCTCACCACCCTAAATCCGTACCGAAAGACAGAAGCAGAAACCATAGCATTTTCCGAAGGGGTAAAAGCTGCACAGAATACAGAGGTAGGAGTATTTGTCAATGCCATGCACAACAATGCATATACCAAAGTTAAAAACGTCAATTTCCGCGATTACGGCCCCAGTAAATTTACGGCGAGAGTAGGAACCACACACAATGGCGGCGTGACCATGGAAATCCGACTCGACAGTCCGCAAGGACAACTGTTGGGAACGACAAGAGTGCCGCTGACCGGAGGCGATGACAGATGGGCATTGGTGACCACCGAAACAGCTAAAGTCACAGGAGTGCATGACCTGTATTTCATCTTCAAAGGAGAAAAGCCCGGCAGAATAATGTATTTTGACTATTGGATGTTTTCTAAGTAAACTCTTAAATTAATCTATCAACTATCATGAAACATCTATTTTCTATTATACTCGGATTGCTGTCATTCTGCCAGTTACAGGCCCAATCGTGGACAGCCGACAACGGTAACGGAACCTTCACCAACCCTCTATTCTACGACGAGTTCACTGACCCAGACCTGATACGCGTGGGAACAGACTTTTACATGGTGGCCAGTTCCATGCATGCCATGCCGGGACTACCGCTGTTACGTTCCAAAGATTTGGTCAATTGGGAGTTTGTGACGTACATCTTTGACAGACTTGATTTAGGACCGGACTTCCACTTGGAAGGCGACAAAGGTATCTACGGAAACGGAATATGGGCTCCTGCCATTCGCTATCACAAAGGTACTTTCTATGTATTCGTCAATGTAAACGACCATGGTTTACAAGTGTTTTCCGCCAAAGACCCTGCCGGTCCCTGGATACATAAAAACATGGGTGGCAGAATTTACGATTTGGGAATACTGTTTGACGATGACGACAAAATATATGCCGTACATGGTTACGACGAGGTACGGCTGATTCAGCTTAAGCCCGATTTCAGCGGCTATGTGGAAGGGAGTGAGAAGGTTATTATCCCTAAAGGCAACGCTATGGGAGAAGGACATCATTTCTACAAGATAAACGGGAAATACTATATCATCAGTGCAGACTACGCGCCCGTAGGCCGCATGCAATGTGCTCGCGCCGACAAGCCGGAAGGCCCTTACGAAACAGCCGTTATCAGTAACCGCGAAACAATGGGCACACAACGCGGATGGTGGTCGAACGAGTTTGGTTTTTGGTCCGATATTCCCAATGAAGGAGACAAAATAACATTCACCGCCCCGAATCCGGACGCTTACTATGCCGTACCACTACATCAAGGCGGAATTGTGGACTTGCCAAATGGTGAATGGTGGGGCGTTTCGATGATGGACGTTAAATCCGTCGGACGTTTGACTTTCCTTTCTCCGGTAACATGGAAAAACGGTTGGCCGTTTTTCGGGATAGAGAATAATCTGGGACGTTCGCCCCGCACATGGTTCAAACCGAATGTAGGGATTGAAACAACGCCCCATACTACTTACGAGCGTAATGATGATTTCTCCGGAAAGGAGCTGAAACCCATTTGGCAATGGAACCACTACCCCGTAGAAAAAAAGTGGACGTTAAAAAACGGAACATTACGTTTGCACACAATGCCGGCAAAGAGTTTTATGCATGCCAAAAATTCATTAACACAACGGGCTGTCGGACCTGAATCAAATGCAATTGTGGAACTGAACACAAAATCACTGAAAAAAGGTGATGTAGCCGGATTGGCTTTACTGAATGTTCCCTATTATTGGGTCGGAGTTTTACGCACCGGAAAGGGAAATATTATCCGCTTTTACGACTTGGTTAAGAACATAAAAATCGATGAGCCCATTTCAACAGAAAAGGTATATTTCCGCGCCGAAGGAGATTTCGATAATGATTTGGCAAAACTGAGTTACAGCACTGATGGCACAAACTTCAAGGCAATGGGAACTAATTTACGTTTAGGCTATCAAATGAAAACTTTCCAGGGAGTGAGATTTGCCTTGTTTGCCTACAACACAGAGGGAAAAGATGGAGGATATGCCGAATTCGACAACTTCAAAATCGAGGAGCCGCTTGCTGACCGGTCCACCAATCTTCCTATCGGGAAAGTGATTACTCTCAAGAATTTAGCGAATAATACTTTTACATGGACAAACTCCCGCCGCATATTGCGCAGTGCAGATGTCAATAGCAATGAATACGATCCGAAAGGCAGCCAATTCAGAATTCATGACCGCGGAAAAGGTCGTGTAGCTTTAGAAGCAATGGATGGAAGCGGCTTCCTGACCGTTACAGGTGAAGGCCTTTCAGGGGATGTACGTCTAACGGACAAGGAAAGCGATGCCAGCCTATTCATGTGGCAGGATATGCTTCGCAATCAGTGTATGTTGCTGTCACTCAAGACCAATCGCTATATAGGTATAGATATACTTACCGGTGAACCCTATTCGGCAGACTGGCCCGGTTCAAATACTACACGAACCAACGGAGTGGTTTTTGAATGGAGTGTTGTACAATAGCCAAGGCTCTCAAATCCATCCCACGAGATAAATAAATCCATCCCACGAGACAAAATAATTCATCTCGTGGGACAAATAAATCCGTTCCACGAGACGAATATTTTCATCCCATGGGACGGATTTTTCCGTTCTTTGAGGTCAGGCGCAAAGATACGCAAACATTCAGAGGAGGCGGTTCGGGTTAATTAAAAATAATATGCAGTGATTGAAGGTAGAACAACGATAAAATTGTATCTTTGCACCGTTTTATGCATTTAAGGAATAAATAACAACAACGATATGATAGCTAAAATCAATGAGCTTCTGCAAGAAGTAGAAGCACTGAAAGCCGCTAATGCCGAGGAACTGGAAGCACTACGCATCAAATACCTCAGCAAGAAAGGAGCCATCAATGAACTGATGGCCGACTTCCGCAACGTACCTGCCGAACTCAAAAAAGAAGTAGGTATGCGTCTGAACGAGCTCAAAAACAAAGCGCAGGAAAAGATCAGCACCCTGAAAGAGCAGTTTGAAAGCCAGGACAACGGTTGTGATGATCTCGACCTCACCCGTTCGGCCTATCCCGTAAAATTGGGAACACGTCATCCGCTCAGCATCGTTAAAAACGAAATTATCGATATTTTTGCCCGTATGGGTTTCAACATCGCCGACGGTCCGGAAGTGGAAGATGACTGGCACGTATTCTCTGCCATGAACTTTGCCGAAGATCATCCCGCACGCGATATGCAGGATACTTTCTTCATCGAAAACAATGCAGAGAACGTATCACACAACATCATCCTGCGTACCCACACATCCAGCGTGCAAAGTCGCGTGATGGAAACTACCAAACCGCCTATTCGTGTGCTTTGTCCGGGACGTGTATACCGTAACGAAGCAATCAGCTATCGTGCGCATGCATTTTTCCACCAGGTAGAAGCATTGTTTATAGACCGTAACGTATCATTCACCGATCTGAAACAAGCCCTGCTGCTTTTTGCTCAAGAGATGTTCGGAAAGGACACTAAGATCCGTCTCCGTCCCTCATATTTTCCGTTTACGGAGCCAAGTGCCGAAATGGATATCAGTTGTAATATCTGCGGTGGAAAAGGATGCCCTTTCTGTAAAGGAACAGGTTGGGTTGAAATCTTGGGATGCGGTATGGTCGACCCCAATGTATTGGAATTAAACGGCATTGACAGTAAGGTGTACAGCGGCTATGCCTTAGGTATGGGTATAGAACGTATCGCCAATCTGAAATATCGTGTGAACGACTTACGACTGTTCTCTGAAAATGACACACGCTTCCTGAAAGAATTTGAAGCGGCTTATTAATACAGAACATTCTTATTTCTATATCAAAGATCAAAAGTATATCTCTGCCATTCTTCACTTATAATCTGAATGGCAGAGATAACTATCCGGCAATTAACGGTTTTAAGACAGCCTTATTATCAATCTTATTAAATTTTCACCCAATGAAAGATAGGCTCGTAACTCCCAGCTATTGCTTTATTCTCGCAGCTAACTTTCTGCTGTATTTCGGTTTTTGGCTACTGATACCCGTATTGCCTTTCTATCTGTCCGAGGTGTTCAGCACCAGCAATTCCACTATCGGCATCATTCTCTCCTGCTATACGGTAGCAGCCTTATGTATCCGTCCTTTCTCCGGCTATTTGCTGGACAGCTTTGCCCGTAAGCCTTTGTATCTGTTGGCTTACTTCATCTTCATGGCAATGTTTGCAGGATATATCATTGCCGGTTCGCTGGCGCTATTCATTCTGTTCCGCATTATACATGGCGTATCATTCGGCATGGTAACTGTGGGCGGGAATACGGTAGTCATCGACATTATGCCCTCGTCAAGACGCGGAGAAGGTTTGGGGTATTACGGACTTTCCAATAACATAGCAATGGCAGTAGGGCCAATGTCCGGCTTATTCCTGCACGATGCCGGCATGAGTTATACAAGTATTTTCTGCTGTTCGTTAGGTTCCTGCATAGCCGGACTTATCTGCGCCTCACTGGTAAAGACCCCATACAAGCCACCTGTAAAACGCGAACCCATTTCGCTCGATCGCTTTATTTTGCTGAAAGGTATTCCTGCCGGAATCAGCCTGCTTTTATTATCCATTCCCTATGGAATGACCACCAATTATGTTGCCATGTATGCCAAAGAAATCGGCATCAACGCAACTACCGGCTTCTTCTTCACTTTCATGGCAGTAGGTATGGCTATCTCACGCATCTTTTCCGGTAAGATCGTAGACAGAGGAAAAATAACTCAGGTCATTTCGGCAGGACTGTACATTGTTGTATTCAGCTTCTTCCTGCTCTCCTCATGTGCCTACATCATCAGCTGGAACGGCATGGCGTGCAGCATAATCTTCTTTACCGTAGCACTGCTGCTTGGAATAGGTTTTGGCATTATGTTTCCGGCCTACAACACATTGTTCGTAAACCTCGCTCCCAACAGCCAACGGGGTACGGCAACTTCAACTTACCTTACCTCATGGGATGTAGGCATAGGTATCGGTATGCTGACAGGCGGATACATCGCAGAAGTCAGCACTTTCGATAAGGCTTATCTTTTCGGAGCATGCCTGACGATTATCTCCATGCTTTACTTCAACGGCAAAGTTGCCCCTCATTATCATAAAAACAAACTACGATGAGAAAGAAAGAACGTTATGAAAAGATACTCGCTTGGTTCAGGGCGAACCGCCCGATAGCAGAGACCGAGCTGCATTATGACAATCCGTTTGAACTGTTGATAGCGGTAATTCTCTCCGCCCAATGTACAGACAAACGGGTCAATATGATAACCCCCGCCCTCTACCGGGACTTCCCTACTCCCGAGGCACTTGCAGCCACCACACCTGAAGTAGTGTATGAATATATACGCAGTGTATCCTACCCCAACAACAAAGCCAAACACCTTGTAGGCATGGCCAAAATGCTGGTGAAAGATTTCAACAGCCAGGTGCCCGACACATTGGAGGAACTCGTAAAGCTGCCCGGTGTGGGACGAAAAACGGCAAACGTCATCCAATCGGTGGTTTTCAATAAAGCAGCTATGGCAGTAGATACCCATGTGTTCCGCGTCAGCCACCGCTTAGGGCTGGTGTCCGACAAATGCACCACTCCGTTCAGCGTAGAAAAAGAGCTGGTTAAACACATTCCGGAAGCAGAAATTCCCATTGCCCATCATTGGCTCATCCTGCATGGACGCTATATATGTCAAGCGCGTACGCCTCAATGTGACAACTGCGGTTTGCAATTGATGTGCAAATACTACTGCCAGAAGTATAAAGTTAGTAAAGAGAACAATGAAGAGAAAGAATAAATAATGATTTCATAGCAAAAAAAAGAAATAAATACTAACTTTGCCGTCACAAAAATAAAATGATAACACTTTTAAATAAAAATAGAGTATTATGACAATTGATCAATTTAACTTTGCCGGAAAAAAGGCATTCGTTCGCGTGGACTTCAATGTGCCCTTGGACGAAAACTTCAACATTACAGACGATACCCGTATGCGTGCCGCTCTTCCTACACTGAAGAAGATTTTGGCTGACGGAGGCAGTATTATTATCGGTTCTCACCTTGGCCGTCCGAAAGGCGCAACTGATAAGTTCTCTTTGAAGCACATTTTGAAGCATTTGTCAGACCTGCTGGGTGTTGAGGTACAGTTTGCTAACGACTGCATGGGCGAAGAGGCCGCTGTTAAGGCAGCTGCTCTGCAACCGGGTGAAGTGCTGTTGCTCGAAAACCTTCGTTTCTATGCCGAAGAAGAAGGCAAACCGCGCGGTTTGGCTGAAGATGCAACAGACGAAGAAAAAGCAGCTGCCAAGAAAGCTGTTAAGGAAAGCCAGAAAGACTTTACCAAGAAATTGGCTTCTTATGCAGACTGCTACGTGAATGACGCATTCGGTACTGCCCATCGTGCACACGCTTCTACGGCATTGATCGCTAAATACTTCGACAAAGACAACAAGATGTTCGGCTATCTGATGGAAAAAGAAGTGAAAGCAGTAGACAAAGTGTTGAATGATATCCAACGTCCGTTCACAGCTATCATGGGTGGTTCCAAAGTATCTTCCAAAATCGAAATCATCGAGAACCTGCTGAACAAAGTGGACAACCTGATTATCACCGGCGGTATGACTTACACTTTTACCAAAGCTCAAGGTGGTAAAATCGGTCTCTCTATCTGCGAAGACGATAAGTTGGATTTGGCTCTCGACTTGCTGAAGAAGGCAAAAGAAAAAGGCGTGAACCTTGTATTGGCAGTAGATGCCAAGATTGCCGACTCATTCTCCAATGACGCCAACACTAAGTTCTGCAAAGTAAACGAAATACCCGACGGTTGGGAAGGTCTGGATATAGGTCCTGAAACCGAAAAGATTTTCGCTGAAGTTATTAAGAACTCCAAGACTATCCTTTGGAACGGTCCTACAGGCGTATTTGAATTTGAAAACTTCACTCATGGTTCGCGTTCGGTAGGTGAAGCTATCGTAGAAGCAACCAAAAACGGCGCCTTCTCACTCGTAGGTGGTGGTGACTCTGTTGCTTGCGTCAACAAATTCGGTTTGGCAAGCGGCGTTTCTTACGTTTCTACCGGTGGCGGTGCATTGCTCGAAGCAATCGAAGGTAAAGTACTTCCGGGTATTGCTGCTATCAACGAATAAAAAAAATCTAATCCATACAAAAGGCAGCTCTTTGAAAAAAGGGTTGCTTTTTTTTTAAACTATATATTTCACACACATGAAACGCATTCTACTATCTTGCCTTCTTATTCTCTTCATATACACTTTAAAAGCCCAGGATACACATCTGAATGATGTAGTGAACACACTGAAAGAACGCATCAGCCTGGCAGGTTACGCCCAAGTGGGATACACCTATGATGACGCCGGCGAAAAAGCCAGCAACACTTTCGACATCAAGCGAGTGATATTCATGGCACGTGGAAAGATTACCGATAAATGGTCGTGCTACTTCATGTATAGCTTTGCCAATACCGGAAAGATACTGGAAGCCTATACGGAATATCAGTTCCTGCCCCAACTCACTGCCCGCATCGGACAGTTCAAAACGATGTATACTATCGAAAATCCTATGTCTCCCTGTTTTGTAGAACTGATAAACTGTTATTCACAGGCTGTCAACTATCTGGCAGGTATCAACGGAAGCGATCCCCTATATGGTTCAAACAGCGGTCGTGATATGGGAATACTTATTTATGGTGACCTTTTCAAGAAAAAGCTGAGCTATAACTTTGCAGTTATGAATGGACAAGGCATCAACCTGAAAGACAAAAACAATCAAAAAGATATAGTAGGCAGTTTAATGGTTCATCCGCTTGACTGGCTGTCAGTGGGTGGTTCGTTCATCAAAGGTAAGGGATGTGCAGTTGCCGCATCTTCCATCAATCCGGATATAGCCGCAGGCGATAGCTACACACGTAACCGCTGGTCGGCAGGCGCTACTATCCAAACAAAGCCTGTCAGTTTGCGTACTGAATACCTCGCCGGTAAGGACGGACACATAAAGAGTGACGGATACTATGCAACCGCCTCCATACATGTACTCCCTAAGTTTGACATTGTAGCATCCTACGACTACTTCAATAAGGACAAAGCACAGGATTACAAACAAAATAATTATGTAGCCGGCGTACAATGGTGGTTCTATCCCAAATGCCGTTTGCAAGCACAATATACCTACTGCGATCCCCATAAAGGAGATAGTTCCAATCTGCTACAAGCACAGTTACAGGTTCGCTTCTGAACAAGGTCTGTCCCTTTAGCTACGGAATGGAACGACAATTCTTTTAAGTCCTGAAGATGGTTAGAAGTAACCGGAATATTTTGGCATCCTTTTTGTATATTTGTAGGGTATAATCACTTAACGAATACAATCTTATGAATGAGCAAGCCATACAAGAGCAATATCAACATATAGTCAGCCTACTGGAACAGAAGCGTTTGAAGGAAGCTCAGATACAACTGGAAGCCTTTCTATGGAAATGCAAAGACTGGACTCTTCATAGCCGTTTGGAACAGGCCAAAGTGTCCTACCAATATATGTTGCAGTACATGCGCCAGGGCATAAACGATCCGGAACGACAGAAGTTGTACCGACAGCTTCTGGCTGAAACCTGGGAACTTGCCGAACAGACACGTATCAGTTTGCTTGATGAAAGCTCTACTCGTTATTACCACGCACTCCACAAGAACAAAAAGAATATGGCTGCCGGCTACGGTATGTCTTCCTGGCTGAAAGTGCTGGAATCTTTCCCCGATGATATGGCCGTTTGCCAACTTATGCCGGACAACAAACAAAGTTTGGACGGTGCATTGCAGCGGCATGAAGAGACAGCCCAATATCTGTTCCTTACCACATGGGGAAACAGCAGCTGGAGTGCAGAAGAGGAAGTTGAGGCCAAAATGTATCTGAACTCCGAGTTACTGCCGGCAAATGACTTATGCTTACTTACGGGAGCCATTCTGCTCAGTTTAATGGAATGTTTTGACCCGCGCAAATTCTCATGGTTACTGGACGCTGTTACACATGCCGACACACAAGTCAACCAGCGCGCTTTAGTAGTTATTGCCATTGTGTTGCATATACACTCCAACCGTCTGTGGCTATATCCCGAATTGGAAACAAGACTATCGCTTCTTAATGAGGACGGCAGTTTCGGTAAGCAATTAAACCGAATATATATCCAGTTGCTCCGCAGCCAAGAGACGGAAAAGATAGATAAGAAAATGCGTGAAGAAATCATCCCGGAGATGATGAAGAATGTATCTATCATGCGCAACATGAAATACGGTTTCGAAGAAAACATTGA from the Bacteroides eggerthii genome contains:
- a CDS encoding glycoside hydrolase family 43 protein, producing MKKKLALFLGLVPFLAAAQNPIIQTKYTADPAPMVHNDTLFLYVGCDEKDAPHNAYLMREYRLYTTTDMVNWTDCGAPLRTSDFKWSAGDASAAQCIERNGKFYWYISSQNKFSPGSSIGVAVAESPYGPFKDALGKALVTNNMTTAAKHSWDDLDPTVFIDSNKQAYLYWGNGVCYQAKLNKDMISLNGPITALDIKDKTAFFGKFTEAPWVYKRNNLYYMIYAAEFPESIHYSTGQTAEGPWKAEGVVMPLEKGSNTNHPGIIDYKGNSYFFYHNDALPEGHSYCRSVCVEQFTYNPDGTIPQLHMTDEGIKKGVGTLNPYKRTEAETIAWAQGVVSATDKETGVYITSIHNTDYIKVRDVDFGSKGASQFTASASSRYHGGEIELRIDSLEGDVIGSLKIPYTGEWNNWEQHSTNVKTTKGVHDLYLIFKGRTPHELFNFDYWMFK
- a CDS encoding glycoside hydrolase family 43 protein translates to MSKNLFLSICLGICSLPAMAQNPIVQTMYTADPAPLVHNDVLYLYTSHDEDASTWFVMNDWKLYTTTDMVNWTDHGAVLSYKTFSWAKGDAWAMQCVERDGKFYAYVPVTSRATNSAAIGVAVSDSPYGPFIDPLGKPLVQSKKGDIDPTVFIDDDGQAYLYWGNPFCYYVKLNEDMISYEGDIVRVPMTEEAFGKREGNIKERPTLYEEGPWLYKRNDLYYLLWAGGPISEHLGYSTSKSPLGPWKYGGVLMPTEGRSFTNHPGIVDYKGNTYLFYHSGALPGGSGFTRSVCVEQVEFNKNGSIKPLKMTEGIQQGLTTLNPYRKTEAETIAFSEGVKAAQNTEVGVFVNAMHNNAYTKVKNVNFRDYGPSKFTARVGTTHNGGVTMEIRLDSPQGQLLGTTRVPLTGGDDRWALVTTETAKVTGVHDLYFIFKGEKPGRIMYFDYWMFSK
- a CDS encoding glycoside hydrolase 43 family protein, with amino-acid sequence MKHLFSIILGLLSFCQLQAQSWTADNGNGTFTNPLFYDEFTDPDLIRVGTDFYMVASSMHAMPGLPLLRSKDLVNWEFVTYIFDRLDLGPDFHLEGDKGIYGNGIWAPAIRYHKGTFYVFVNVNDHGLQVFSAKDPAGPWIHKNMGGRIYDLGILFDDDDKIYAVHGYDEVRLIQLKPDFSGYVEGSEKVIIPKGNAMGEGHHFYKINGKYYIISADYAPVGRMQCARADKPEGPYETAVISNRETMGTQRGWWSNEFGFWSDIPNEGDKITFTAPNPDAYYAVPLHQGGIVDLPNGEWWGVSMMDVKSVGRLTFLSPVTWKNGWPFFGIENNLGRSPRTWFKPNVGIETTPHTTYERNDDFSGKELKPIWQWNHYPVEKKWTLKNGTLRLHTMPAKSFMHAKNSLTQRAVGPESNAIVELNTKSLKKGDVAGLALLNVPYYWVGVLRTGKGNIIRFYDLVKNIKIDEPISTEKVYFRAEGDFDNDLAKLSYSTDGTNFKAMGTNLRLGYQMKTFQGVRFALFAYNTEGKDGGYAEFDNFKIEEPLADRSTNLPIGKVITLKNLANNTFTWTNSRRILRSADVNSNEYDPKGSQFRIHDRGKGRVALEAMDGSGFLTVTGEGLSGDVRLTDKESDASLFMWQDMLRNQCMLLSLKTNRYIGIDILTGEPYSADWPGSNTTRTNGVVFEWSVVQ
- the pheS gene encoding phenylalanine--tRNA ligase subunit alpha, translated to MIAKINELLQEVEALKAANAEELEALRIKYLSKKGAINELMADFRNVPAELKKEVGMRLNELKNKAQEKISTLKEQFESQDNGCDDLDLTRSAYPVKLGTRHPLSIVKNEIIDIFARMGFNIADGPEVEDDWHVFSAMNFAEDHPARDMQDTFFIENNAENVSHNIILRTHTSSVQSRVMETTKPPIRVLCPGRVYRNEAISYRAHAFFHQVEALFIDRNVSFTDLKQALLLFAQEMFGKDTKIRLRPSYFPFTEPSAEMDISCNICGGKGCPFCKGTGWVEILGCGMVDPNVLELNGIDSKVYSGYALGMGIERIANLKYRVNDLRLFSENDTRFLKEFEAAY
- a CDS encoding MFS transporter, yielding MKDRLVTPSYCFILAANFLLYFGFWLLIPVLPFYLSEVFSTSNSTIGIILSCYTVAALCIRPFSGYLLDSFARKPLYLLAYFIFMAMFAGYIIAGSLALFILFRIIHGVSFGMVTVGGNTVVIDIMPSSRRGEGLGYYGLSNNIAMAVGPMSGLFLHDAGMSYTSIFCCSLGSCIAGLICASLVKTPYKPPVKREPISLDRFILLKGIPAGISLLLLSIPYGMTTNYVAMYAKEIGINATTGFFFTFMAVGMAISRIFSGKIVDRGKITQVISAGLYIVVFSFFLLSSCAYIISWNGMACSIIFFTVALLLGIGFGIMFPAYNTLFVNLAPNSQRGTATSTYLTSWDVGIGIGMLTGGYIAEVSTFDKAYLFGACLTIISMLYFNGKVAPHYHKNKLR
- the nth gene encoding endonuclease III, with protein sequence MRKKERYEKILAWFRANRPIAETELHYDNPFELLIAVILSAQCTDKRVNMITPALYRDFPTPEALAATTPEVVYEYIRSVSYPNNKAKHLVGMAKMLVKDFNSQVPDTLEELVKLPGVGRKTANVIQSVVFNKAAMAVDTHVFRVSHRLGLVSDKCTTPFSVEKELVKHIPEAEIPIAHHWLILHGRYICQARTPQCDNCGLQLMCKYYCQKYKVSKENNEEKE
- a CDS encoding phosphoglycerate kinase, which translates into the protein MMTIDQFNFAGKKAFVRVDFNVPLDENFNITDDTRMRAALPTLKKILADGGSIIIGSHLGRPKGATDKFSLKHILKHLSDLLGVEVQFANDCMGEEAAVKAAALQPGEVLLLENLRFYAEEEGKPRGLAEDATDEEKAAAKKAVKESQKDFTKKLASYADCYVNDAFGTAHRAHASTALIAKYFDKDNKMFGYLMEKEVKAVDKVLNDIQRPFTAIMGGSKVSSKIEIIENLLNKVDNLIITGGMTYTFTKAQGGKIGLSICEDDKLDLALDLLKKAKEKGVNLVLAVDAKIADSFSNDANTKFCKVNEIPDGWEGLDIGPETEKIFAEVIKNSKTILWNGPTGVFEFENFTHGSRSVGEAIVEATKNGAFSLVGGGDSVACVNKFGLASGVSYVSTGGGALLEAIEGKVLPGIAAINE
- a CDS encoding porin, yielding MKRILLSCLLILFIYTLKAQDTHLNDVVNTLKERISLAGYAQVGYTYDDAGEKASNTFDIKRVIFMARGKITDKWSCYFMYSFANTGKILEAYTEYQFLPQLTARIGQFKTMYTIENPMSPCFVELINCYSQAVNYLAGINGSDPLYGSNSGRDMGILIYGDLFKKKLSYNFAVMNGQGINLKDKNNQKDIVGSLMVHPLDWLSVGGSFIKGKGCAVAASSINPDIAAGDSYTRNRWSAGATIQTKPVSLRTEYLAGKDGHIKSDGYYATASIHVLPKFDIVASYDYFNKDKAQDYKQNNYVAGVQWWFYPKCRLQAQYTYCDPHKGDSSNLLQAQLQVRF